The Ignavibacteria bacterium genome window below encodes:
- a CDS encoding SDR family oxidoreductase, whose product METALITGASEGIGYEMAKIMARNNFNLVVTARRGEVLRELKKELEASYGVSVRVIPADLSEMESVKKICYELKKDNIDIDILINNAGFGDYGFFVESDWDKSYKMIELNIAALSYLTHIFGREMAVRGKGRILNVASTAAFQPGPLMAVYYATKAYVLSFSEALANELKDKGITVTALCPGPTTSGFQRRASLKNVRLFEKSRSASSEEVALYGFRAMMKGKVIAIHGLLNRIVANSVRFFPRHLIRASVRFIQETTKEEM is encoded by the coding sequence ATGGAAACTGCACTCATTACAGGCGCTTCAGAGGGAATCGGATATGAAATGGCAAAGATCATGGCCCGCAATAATTTCAACCTTGTTGTTACAGCCAGGCGCGGGGAAGTACTCAGGGAGCTGAAAAAAGAGCTCGAGGCTTCATATGGCGTCAGCGTCAGGGTAATACCGGCGGACCTTTCAGAAATGGAATCCGTAAAAAAAATCTGTTATGAGTTAAAAAAGGATAACATCGATATAGATATACTGATTAATAATGCGGGCTTTGGCGATTACGGCTTCTTTGTTGAATCGGACTGGGATAAAAGCTATAAGATGATTGAACTGAACATTGCGGCCCTTAGCTATCTTACGCACATTTTCGGACGTGAAATGGCCGTGCGGGGCAAAGGACGCATACTGAACGTGGCTTCTACGGCAGCTTTTCAGCCGGGGCCTTTAATGGCAGTTTACTACGCCACCAAAGCATACGTCCTTTCATTTTCAGAAGCGCTTGCAAATGAACTTAAGGATAAGGGGATTACTGTGACGGCCCTCTGCCCGGGCCCGACAACATCCGGTTTCCAGAGGCGGGCAAGCCTGAAAAACGTGCGCCTGTTTGAAAAAAGCCGCTCAGCTTCTTCAGAGGAAGTTGCTCTGTACGGCTTCAGGGCGATGATGAAGGGTAAGGTGATTGCAATCCACGGACTCTTAAACAGAATTGTTGCCAACAGCGTCCGCTTCTTCCCCAGGCACCTCATCAGAGCCTCGGTCAGGTTCATCCAGGAAACCACAAAAGAGGAAATGTAA
- a CDS encoding CocE/NonD family hydrolase, producing MKNKVIALFLIIFSVSGILCAESGDSLYVAEHYTKYEYRIPMRDGVRLFTAVYVPKDTSQDYPFLLNRTPYSVGPYGENSFPEHLGPSKEFTEEGYIFVYQDVRGRFMSEGEYEDIRPNRESPDSLDESRDTYETIDWLLKNVRHNNGRAGIWGISYPGFYAAMAAIDGHPALKAVSPQAPVADWFIDDDFHRHGTLWLSHMFGFLGVFGKPRPELTTKWTFPDYKIETPDGYKFFLDMGSLSNINKYYYKNDIRFWNDIVKHPDYDRFWQERSLLPHLINLKPAILTVGGWFDAEDLYGALNVYKSAEKNNPGIENSLVMGPWYHGGWERSDGDHLGSVQFKEKTGPYFLKEIELPFFNFYLKSKGTFTPNEATVFETGSNTWKTYEQWPPKSAVETSLYIQSGKGLSFNPPQNKGTSYDEYISDPNAPVPFTSKISTNMPREYMVEDQRFAERRSDVLAYTGEILKEDITLSGPITAELYVSTSGTDADYVVKLIDVFPDDAPDNESEPCSVKMGGYEMMVRGEIMRARYRNSFEKPEAMVPNKVTKVSFTLQDINHSFKKGHKIMVQIQSSWFPLSDRNPQKFVNIYEAKDSDFQKANERIYHSAKYPSRLIVGKLAKDISNR from the coding sequence ATGAAAAACAAGGTAATTGCTCTTTTTCTTATTATCTTTTCTGTCTCAGGCATTTTGTGTGCCGAAAGCGGGGATTCGCTCTATGTGGCAGAACATTACACAAAATATGAATACCGCATCCCGATGAGGGATGGCGTGAGGCTTTTTACAGCTGTTTATGTCCCGAAGGATACTTCGCAGGACTATCCGTTCCTCTTAAACCGCACGCCATACAGTGTGGGGCCTTATGGCGAAAACTCTTTTCCGGAGCACCTGGGGCCTTCGAAAGAGTTTACTGAAGAAGGCTACATTTTTGTATACCAGGACGTGCGCGGGCGCTTTATGTCTGAAGGGGAATATGAAGACATAAGACCGAACAGGGAAAGCCCGGATTCTCTTGATGAAAGCCGCGACACATACGAGACAATTGACTGGCTTTTGAAGAACGTCAGGCATAATAACGGACGGGCCGGCATATGGGGAATTTCATACCCCGGCTTTTATGCCGCAATGGCTGCAATTGACGGCCACCCGGCCCTGAAAGCCGTCTCACCCCAGGCTCCGGTTGCGGACTGGTTTATTGACGACGACTTCCACCGCCACGGTACACTCTGGCTTTCACACATGTTCGGATTCCTGGGCGTTTTCGGTAAGCCGCGCCCTGAACTGACTACAAAGTGGACATTTCCTGACTACAAAATTGAAACACCAGACGGCTATAAGTTTTTCCTAGATATGGGCTCTCTTTCAAATATCAATAAGTACTATTACAAGAATGATATCAGGTTCTGGAATGACATCGTTAAGCATCCTGATTACGACCGGTTCTGGCAGGAAAGGAGCCTTCTTCCACACCTTATAAATCTTAAGCCCGCAATTCTCACCGTGGGAGGTTGGTTTGATGCCGAGGACCTCTACGGGGCATTAAACGTATATAAGTCGGCTGAAAAAAATAACCCCGGAATTGAAAACTCACTTGTTATGGGACCCTGGTACCATGGAGGCTGGGAGCGCTCGGATGGGGATCATCTTGGAAGCGTGCAGTTTAAGGAGAAGACGGGCCCTTACTTCCTTAAGGAAATTGAGCTCCCGTTCTTTAACTTTTACCTGAAGTCTAAGGGGACTTTTACGCCTAATGAGGCAACTGTTTTTGAAACAGGCTCGAACACGTGGAAGACCTATGAGCAGTGGCCTCCGAAAAGCGCAGTGGAAACTTCGCTTTACATTCAGTCCGGCAAAGGACTCTCCTTTAATCCTCCTCAAAATAAGGGTACTTCATATGATGAATACATAAGCGACCCTAATGCCCCTGTTCCTTTTACCAGCAAAATATCAACTAATATGCCCCGCGAATATATGGTTGAAGACCAGAGGTTTGCTGAAAGGCGCAGTGACGTTCTTGCATATACAGGCGAGATTCTTAAGGAGGACATTACACTCTCGGGGCCTATAACGGCAGAACTTTACGTTTCAACTTCGGGCACAGATGCAGATTATGTGGTTAAACTCATAGATGTTTTCCCGGATGACGCGCCGGACAATGAATCTGAGCCGTGCAGCGTTAAAATGGGGGGCTACGAAATGATGGTGCGCGGAGAAATAATGCGCGCACGCTACAGAAACAGCTTTGAAAAGCCTGAGGCCATGGTGCCAAACAAGGTTACAAAAGTCAGTTTCACTCTTCAGGATATAAACCACTCTTTTAAGAAAGGGCATAAGATAATGGTTCAGATCCAGAGCTCATGGTTCCCCTTGTCGGACAGGAACCCTCAGAAGTTCGTAAATATTTATGAGGCTAAGGATTCCGACTTCCAGAAAGCCAATGAAAGGATCTACCACTCAGCAAAGTATCCCTCAAGGCTCATTGTTGGTAAGCTTGCAAAGGATATTTCAAACAGGTAA
- a CDS encoding MBL fold metallo-hydrolase has protein sequence MSIQYQILGLPGRDNAMFVWVNSGTNFQRLLFDCGEGLLRQIRQPDIKAIDHLFLSHTHIDHIAGFDYFFRRNYDREGTPVYVWGPEKTSEIIHHRLLGFIWNLIGGAPGKWYVTDIGEKEMASFSFKTSEGFELKHPEGTMDFNGIVLETPGFVVKAALLNHIIPSVAYSVEEKESLNISKDRLQGSGFPQGPWLEKLKDFSLDENEVITLEGKDYALKDLRKELLIRTPGEKIAYLTDFIYDEVSRQRALSLISNCDTVVCESQYSYHDEDLAKKNYHMTTHQTASLAKEANAKKLILFHISERYSREEDYPILLEEARQIFPQTYFPEEWDIME, from the coding sequence ATGAGCATACAATATCAAATACTTGGGCTTCCCGGCCGAGACAATGCCATGTTTGTCTGGGTCAACAGCGGTACAAATTTTCAGCGCCTGCTCTTCGACTGCGGCGAGGGTCTTTTAAGACAGATCAGGCAGCCTGATATTAAAGCCATAGACCACCTTTTCCTCTCTCATACGCACATAGACCATATTGCGGGCTTCGATTACTTCTTCAGACGCAACTACGACCGCGAAGGTACGCCGGTTTACGTCTGGGGGCCTGAGAAGACCTCAGAGATTATACACCACAGGCTCCTCGGTTTTATCTGGAACCTCATCGGCGGAGCTCCCGGCAAGTGGTACGTTACGGATATAGGAGAGAAAGAAATGGCTTCTTTCAGCTTTAAGACTTCTGAAGGCTTTGAGTTAAAGCACCCTGAAGGGACTATGGACTTTAACGGAATAGTTCTTGAGACACCGGGATTTGTTGTTAAGGCTGCACTTTTGAACCACATAATTCCAAGTGTTGCTTACAGTGTTGAGGAAAAAGAATCGCTTAACATCAGTAAGGACAGACTTCAAGGTTCAGGATTTCCTCAGGGCCCTTGGCTTGAGAAGCTGAAGGACTTTTCACTGGATGAAAATGAGGTGATTACACTTGAAGGAAAAGATTATGCTCTAAAGGACCTGAGGAAAGAGTTGTTAATCCGGACTCCCGGCGAGAAAATAGCATATCTTACAGACTTTATCTATGATGAAGTCTCAAGGCAAAGAGCACTTTCACTTATCAGCAATTGCGATACTGTTGTCTGCGAAAGCCAGTATTCTTATCACGATGAAGATCTGGCAAAGAAAAATTATCATATGACAACCCATCAGACGGCTTCACTTGCAAAAGAGGCAAATGCAAAGAAGCTAATCTTATTCCATATTTCAGAACGCTACTCAAGGGAAGAGGACTACCCCATTTTACTCGAAGAAGCCCGGCAGATATTCCCCCAGACTTACTTTCCGGAAGAGTGGGATATTATGGAGTAA